A genomic window from Streptomyces brevispora includes:
- a CDS encoding amidohydrolase family protein, producing the protein MSDHEAPRVLHVKGRVLVGPDEVRDELWAVDGRVSYERPAGADGATVLTGWVLPGLVDAHCHVGLDHHGAVDTATTEKQAVDDREAGALLLRDAGSPADTRWIDDREDLPKIIRAGRHIARTRRYTRNYAYEIEPDELVAYVAQEARRGDGWVKLVGDWIDRGVGDLTACWPREAVGAAIAEAHRLGARVTAHCFAEDSLRDLVEAGIDCVEHATGLTEETIPLFAERGVAIVPTLVNIATFPSLARGGDAKYPRWSAHMRRLHERRYATVGAAHDAGIPVFVGTDAGGVLAHGLVADEVAELVKAGIPALEALSAAAWGAREWLGRPGLEEGAPADLVVYDEDPRADVRVLAAPRRVVLNGRVIG; encoded by the coding sequence ATGAGCGATCACGAGGCGCCGAGGGTGCTGCATGTGAAGGGGCGGGTGCTCGTCGGACCCGACGAGGTCAGGGACGAGCTCTGGGCGGTCGACGGACGCGTCTCGTACGAGCGGCCCGCCGGTGCGGACGGGGCGACGGTCCTCACCGGGTGGGTACTGCCGGGGCTGGTCGACGCCCACTGCCACGTCGGGCTCGACCACCACGGGGCCGTCGACACCGCGACCACCGAGAAGCAGGCCGTCGATGACCGGGAGGCCGGCGCGCTGCTCCTGCGGGACGCGGGTTCGCCCGCCGACACCCGGTGGATCGACGACCGCGAGGACCTGCCGAAGATCATCAGGGCCGGCCGGCACATCGCCAGGACCCGGCGGTACACCAGGAACTACGCGTACGAGATCGAGCCGGACGAGCTGGTGGCGTACGTGGCGCAGGAGGCGCGCCGCGGCGACGGCTGGGTGAAGCTGGTCGGCGACTGGATCGACCGGGGGGTGGGCGACCTGACCGCGTGCTGGCCGCGCGAGGCGGTCGGGGCCGCTATCGCCGAGGCGCACCGGCTGGGCGCCCGGGTCACCGCGCACTGCTTCGCCGAGGACTCCCTGCGCGACCTCGTCGAGGCCGGGATCGACTGCGTCGAGCATGCGACCGGGCTCACCGAGGAGACGATCCCGCTCTTCGCGGAGCGCGGGGTCGCGATCGTTCCGACGCTGGTCAACATCGCCACCTTCCCCTCGCTGGCGCGGGGCGGCGACGCCAAGTACCCGCGCTGGTCCGCCCATATGCGCCGGCTGCACGAGCGGCGGTACGCCACGGTGGGCGCCGCCCATGACGCCGGGATCCCCGTCTTCGTCGGCACCGACGCGGGCGGTGTGCTGGCACACGGGCTGGTGGCCGACGAGGTCGCCGAACTGGTGAAGGCGGGCATCCCCGCCCTGGAGGCACTGTCCGCGGCGGCCTGGGGCGCGCGCGAGTGGCTCGGCAGGCCGGGACTCGAGGAGGGCGCCCCGGCCGACCTCGTGGTCTACGACGAGGATCCGCGGGCGGACGTGCGCGTGCTGGCCGCGCCCCGCCGGGTCGTGCTGAACGGGCGCGTGATCGGCTGA